The proteins below are encoded in one region of Prevotella melaninogenica ATCC 25845:
- a CDS encoding zinc-dependent metalloprotease, giving the protein MIRMNFSFKNSLLGGALLLLLVLQSTVAKADDDKSKSKPKKETKYDRLFKDKKTETARSKFITVHKLDNKIYFELPRTLLKKQMMLGGVVNSTTDASTVTVGSTSSNPVLFYFDIQDSSVVMKTPNNVLFKENANSADLDNALSLNYRDGIWQGFSIMAYNNDSSAVVFDVTSLLGKPTNLISVMPTKNGNYSIKATPKPELSFIRGIKSFDTNVIVNNDFTYGVSTSLMSMPIGGERPTTVGVSYSVALVPESAMRPRIMDSRIGVNYSVRLGIPKEGEGTKRIFYSHRWNLVPKDKKAYAKGKLTQPANPIRFYLDDTFPEAWKQPIREGVLEWNKAFEKIGFKNAIEVVDFPQKQGDFDPDNIQYSCIRYIPSGSSSAPKSDIYVNPNTGEIMAASMFIYSDVEKLLHKWRLIETGAVDPSVRSNRLSAAKFAEGLKMLVTKETGSMLGLLDNLGASATYSTDSLRNARFTTTMGLAPSVMDDVHYNYVAQPTDNGLRLAPKGLGMYDYFTIDWNYRYFDTDNVSINDEKNTLEAFVDKKVTNPRLRYYAERNAKWDPRLAAGALGNDMIASANLANKNYTIVENNLSKWIKNDEDTRIKDQLYLQISQNRYALFKQVLSNVGGMYLNNMKISAGVPQYQVVSKDLQRRSLLWCLQEAMSFKKYANRNFERKGYLSVSYYDQSLEFMGYDLMAARMRVAITSYLNPNSYTQKEYFDDIYNTLFKSVTDMRAPSQGERVLQRAFMSQAQSVVSKATGNGGSGGGSGSSMALKGDDLGATPGFGDPSQNLAPTVDITLADNSELYFYNCLLKLRTALEKCLKANLPLEARTHYEMMLFKINKTMEVKK; this is encoded by the coding sequence ATGATAAGAATGAATTTCTCATTTAAGAACTCTTTACTTGGAGGGGCATTATTGCTCCTCCTTGTATTGCAAAGTACTGTTGCAAAAGCTGATGATGACAAGTCTAAGTCTAAACCAAAGAAGGAGACAAAGTATGACCGTCTCTTCAAAGATAAAAAGACTGAGACGGCACGTAGTAAGTTTATTACAGTTCATAAGCTTGATAACAAGATTTACTTTGAGTTGCCACGTACTTTGTTGAAGAAGCAGATGATGCTTGGTGGAGTAGTAAACTCAACAACTGATGCATCTACAGTTACTGTTGGTTCAACAAGTTCTAATCCTGTTTTGTTCTATTTTGACATACAGGATAGTTCTGTTGTGATGAAGACTCCTAACAATGTTCTTTTCAAGGAGAATGCTAACTCAGCAGACCTTGATAATGCATTGTCTCTGAACTATCGTGATGGTATTTGGCAGGGCTTTAGCATTATGGCTTATAATAACGACAGCTCTGCGGTTGTCTTTGACGTAACTTCTTTGTTAGGTAAACCAACTAACCTCATATCAGTTATGCCAACAAAGAATGGTAACTATAGTATCAAGGCTACTCCAAAGCCTGAACTCTCGTTCATTCGTGGTATAAAGAGCTTTGATACGAATGTTATCGTTAATAATGACTTCACTTATGGTGTGTCTACTTCTCTGATGTCTATGCCTATCGGAGGTGAACGTCCTACAACTGTTGGTGTTAGTTATAGTGTAGCACTTGTGCCAGAGTCTGCAATGCGTCCACGTATTATGGACTCACGTATCGGTGTTAACTACTCAGTTCGTTTGGGAATTCCAAAGGAAGGTGAAGGTACAAAGCGTATCTTCTACTCTCATCGTTGGAATCTTGTACCAAAGGATAAGAAGGCTTATGCTAAGGGTAAGTTGACTCAGCCTGCTAATCCAATCCGTTTCTATTTGGATGATACCTTCCCAGAGGCATGGAAACAGCCAATTCGTGAGGGTGTTCTTGAGTGGAATAAAGCTTTTGAAAAGATAGGCTTTAAGAATGCTATTGAGGTTGTTGACTTCCCTCAGAAGCAAGGAGATTTCGATCCAGACAACATTCAGTATTCTTGTATTCGCTACATACCAAGTGGTTCTTCATCTGCTCCAAAGAGTGATATCTATGTCAATCCTAATACTGGAGAGATTATGGCAGCCTCTATGTTCATCTATTCTGATGTCGAGAAGTTGTTACATAAGTGGCGTTTAATAGAAACAGGTGCTGTTGATCCATCAGTACGTAGCAACCGTTTGTCTGCTGCAAAGTTTGCTGAAGGGTTGAAGATGTTGGTTACAAAGGAAACTGGTAGTATGTTAGGACTCTTGGATAACCTTGGTGCTTCAGCTACTTATTCTACTGATTCATTGCGTAATGCACGTTTCACGACTACCATGGGGCTTGCTCCTTCTGTTATGGATGACGTTCATTACAATTATGTTGCACAGCCAACAGATAATGGTTTACGTCTTGCTCCGAAGGGACTTGGCATGTACGACTACTTTACAATTGATTGGAACTATCGTTACTTCGATACCGATAATGTTTCTATCAATGATGAGAAGAATACGCTTGAGGCGTTTGTAGACAAGAAGGTGACAAACCCACGTCTTCGTTATTATGCTGAGCGTAATGCTAAGTGGGACCCACGTCTTGCTGCTGGTGCACTTGGTAACGATATGATTGCAAGTGCAAACCTTGCAAATAAGAACTATACAATCGTTGAAAACAACCTCTCTAAGTGGATTAAGAACGATGAGGATACTCGTATCAAAGATCAGTTATACCTGCAGATATCACAGAATCGTTACGCTTTGTTCAAGCAGGTGTTGAGTAATGTTGGTGGAATGTACCTCAACAATATGAAGATTTCAGCAGGAGTACCACAGTATCAGGTTGTTTCTAAGGATCTTCAGCGTCGTTCACTCTTGTGGTGTTTGCAGGAGGCAATGAGCTTCAAGAAGTATGCTAACCGTAACTTCGAGCGTAAGGGCTACTTGTCAGTAAGCTATTATGACCAGAGTTTAGAGTTCATGGGCTACGATTTGATGGCAGCACGTATGCGTGTGGCTATCACTTCTTACTTGAATCCAAACAGTTACACACAGAAAGAGTACTTTGATGATATCTATAACACCCTCTTCAAGAGTGTAACTGACATGCGCGCACCATCTCAGGGCGAGCGTGTTTTGCAGCGTGCATTCATGAGTCAGGCACAGAGTGTTGTTTCTAAGGCTACTGGAAACGGTGGTTCTGGTGGTGGTTCTGGTTCCAGCATGGCTTTGAAGGGTGATGATCTTGGTGCTACTCCGGGCTTTGGTGACCCATCTCAGAATCTTGCTCCAACAGTTGATATCACACTCGCAGACAACTCAGAGCTTTACTTCTACAACTGTCTTTTGAAGTTGAGAACAGCTTTGGAGAAATGTTTGAAGGCAAACTTGCCACTTGAAGCGCGTACACACTATGAGATGATGCTCTTCAAAATCAATAAGACAATGGAGGTGAAGAAATGA
- a CDS encoding zinc-dependent metalloprotease: MKSVHATLLAVGFLSLSLSAQAFPFFKKKKKKATTTTSVAKKDAYERILTEEKTDSAKGPFVSFYRTGEKLLMELPPSSIGRDMLIGATISSVSSPQFAEVGTRAGSVSHVRFVEKDSSIVMQAINSELLDALPTGNAKQAQATNYRNLDFYSFPIKARNKKTGGILFDVSSFFLRESKYFPVIAKIAGPYRVDAELRPEWIKVTSLKSFANNACISMERNYVTNMTGNSGGVAISNHPVSIGVQFTLALLPEDKMTPRLSDTRLGYFLTPKSIVNDSLIDHASFINRWRVEPKDPAAYFAGQLSEPVKPIVFYIDNAFPEKWKPAMRNAVLRWNKAFERIGFKNVMQAVDFPTNDPNFDPDNFQYSCIRYLPTATENAMGPSWVDPRTGEIITATVLVYNDVVNVINSWRFIQTSQLDPAARTLDMPDSILLPTLEYIVTHEVGHTLGLMHNMAASAAIPTDSLRSASFTQKYGTTASIMDYARFNYVAQPTDKGVSLTPPELGVYDNYAIEWGYRVFPNSKSFRDDVKPLMALVESHDNDPMYRYVLQQSRYRYDPTAIEEDLGDDAVKSSTYGLKNLEYILSHFDEWIPDGTDGTRKAKLYRQMVSQAYGYARNVYTVIGGIKLNQTTESSGIPRYEVMPKEKQRAAAMWLLQEARKFGKRGVESIENRLPQINSHPYKTLAGGIQEMALSATARLALSYYADSTSYSPLEYCEDTYNNVWAKTIAGDENLDDDDIAMQQLYVERLKANIVEVKQVGKVRSLRDDKQDVAFLGFGVGYGEPETMWTETIDRTAEYVFHYAQKLQKLLEERIKTTKDTTIKSQYELMYARVQRYMND; encoded by the coding sequence ATGAAATCGGTTCATGCAACCCTATTAGCAGTGGGCTTCTTGAGCCTTTCACTGTCAGCACAGGCTTTCCCTTTCTTTAAAAAGAAGAAAAAGAAGGCTACAACGACTACCTCTGTGGCGAAGAAAGATGCCTATGAGCGTATTCTAACCGAAGAGAAGACAGACTCTGCAAAGGGACCATTCGTTTCGTTCTATAGAACAGGTGAGAAACTCCTCATGGAGTTGCCACCTTCTTCTATCGGGCGTGACATGCTGATTGGTGCTACAATTTCATCTGTATCAAGCCCACAGTTTGCTGAGGTTGGTACTCGTGCTGGTTCTGTTTCACACGTACGCTTTGTAGAGAAGGATAGCTCTATCGTAATGCAGGCTATCAACTCTGAATTACTTGATGCCCTACCAACTGGCAATGCGAAGCAGGCACAGGCTACGAACTATCGTAACCTTGACTTCTATAGCTTCCCAATCAAGGCAAGAAACAAGAAGACTGGAGGTATTCTCTTTGATGTTTCTTCTTTCTTCTTGAGAGAGAGTAAGTATTTTCCAGTGATTGCAAAGATTGCTGGTCCATATCGTGTGGATGCCGAATTGAGACCAGAATGGATTAAGGTAACTTCTTTGAAGTCGTTTGCAAACAATGCTTGTATCTCGATGGAGCGCAACTACGTTACCAATATGACTGGTAATAGTGGTGGTGTGGCTATTAGCAATCATCCAGTTTCTATCGGTGTACAGTTTACTTTGGCTCTTTTGCCAGAGGATAAGATGACTCCACGTCTGAGTGATACTCGTCTTGGCTACTTCCTTACACCGAAATCTATCGTCAATGACAGTCTTATCGACCATGCAAGCTTTATCAATCGTTGGCGTGTAGAACCAAAAGACCCAGCTGCTTACTTTGCAGGTCAGCTCAGTGAGCCAGTAAAACCTATTGTGTTCTATATCGATAATGCATTCCCTGAAAAGTGGAAGCCAGCGATGCGGAATGCTGTTCTTAGATGGAATAAGGCTTTCGAGCGTATCGGTTTCAAGAATGTGATGCAGGCAGTGGACTTCCCAACCAATGATCCAAACTTCGATCCTGATAACTTCCAGTATTCTTGCATTCGTTATCTGCCTACTGCTACAGAGAATGCAATGGGTCCTTCATGGGTTGATCCTCGTACAGGTGAGATTATCACAGCGACCGTATTGGTGTATAATGATGTTGTGAATGTCATCAATAGCTGGCGATTTATTCAGACATCACAGCTTGATCCTGCTGCACGAACATTGGATATGCCTGATAGCATTTTGTTACCAACATTGGAGTATATTGTAACTCACGAGGTAGGACATACACTCGGACTAATGCACAACATGGCTGCATCGGCTGCAATCCCAACAGATTCACTCCGTTCTGCAAGCTTCACACAGAAGTATGGTACGACAGCATCTATCATGGACTATGCTCGTTTCAATTATGTTGCACAGCCAACAGATAAGGGCGTGTCACTGACTCCTCCTGAGTTGGGTGTTTATGATAACTATGCAATAGAGTGGGGATACCGTGTTTTCCCTAACTCAAAGAGTTTCAGAGATGACGTAAAGCCATTGATGGCACTTGTTGAGTCTCATGATAACGACCCAATGTATCGTTACGTACTTCAGCAGTCACGTTATCGTTATGATCCAACCGCCATTGAGGAGGATCTCGGTGACGATGCTGTGAAGTCAAGTACATACGGTCTTAAGAACCTTGAGTATATCCTCAGTCATTTTGATGAGTGGATTCCAGACGGTACTGATGGTACTCGTAAGGCTAAGCTCTATCGTCAAATGGTTTCTCAAGCTTACGGTTATGCTCGTAATGTCTATACTGTCATTGGTGGTATCAAGCTGAATCAGACCACAGAGTCTTCTGGTATTCCTCGTTATGAGGTGATGCCTAAGGAGAAACAGCGTGCTGCTGCGATGTGGTTGTTACAGGAAGCACGCAAGTTTGGTAAGCGTGGTGTTGAGAGTATCGAGAATCGTCTACCTCAGATTAACTCTCATCCTTACAAAACATTGGCAGGTGGTATTCAGGAAATGGCTCTTTCGGCAACCGCGCGTTTAGCATTGAGCTATTATGCTGACTCTACTTCTTATTCTCCATTGGAGTATTGCGAAGACACGTATAATAATGTTTGGGCTAAGACAATTGCTGGTGATGAGAATCTTGACGACGATGATATCGCCATGCAGCAACTCTATGTTGAACGTCTGAAGGCTAACATTGTTGAGGTTAAACAGGTTGGTAAAGTCCGCAGCTTGCGTGATGACAAGCAGGATGTGGCTTTCCTTGGCTTTGGTGTAGGTTATGGTGAACCAGAGACAATGTGGACAGAAACTATCGACCGCACAGCTGAATATGTGTTCCACTATGCACAGAAGCTTCAGAAACTTCTTGAGGAGCGCATTAAGACAACGAAGGACACAACTATCAAATCTCAATATGAGTTGATGTATGCACGTGTCCAGCGTTATATGAATGATTAA
- the trxA gene encoding thioredoxin, with translation MEVVITNENLETYKNGELPLVVDLWATWCGPCKMIGPIISELAEEYDGKIVVGKCDVEENDDVAIDFGVRNIPTILFFKGGQLVDKFVGAASKDVLKEKFDALL, from the coding sequence ATGGAAGTAGTAATTACTAACGAGAATTTAGAGACTTACAAGAATGGTGAATTACCATTGGTAGTTGATTTGTGGGCAACATGGTGTGGCCCTTGTAAGATGATTGGTCCTATCATCTCAGAACTCGCTGAAGAGTACGATGGTAAGATTGTTGTAGGCAAGTGTGATGTTGAGGAGAATGATGACGTAGCCATTGATTTCGGTGTACGTAACATCCCAACCATCCTCTTCTTTAAGGGTGGTCAGTTGGTAGACAAGTTTGTTGGCGCAGCTTCAAAGGACGTTCTCAAAGAGAAGTTCGACGCTCTGCTCTAA
- a CDS encoding outer membrane beta-barrel family protein yields the protein MEKLLLILLLFCTGFRANAQSVSGKVLDENKKPIPYANVIILSAKDSTFIVGTTTADDGSFNFKEVTLGNILKASFVGYEPFTTVLSNQDNLTIVLKEDAKMMKEVVVKGNAPLHKMTTEGIQTNIENTILSKLGTCEDVLAHVPGLTKKKDGYEVFGRGTPIIYINGRQMRDATELERLKSSDIKSVEVISNPGSRYNAAVRAVVKIRTKKAVGDGFGFDVRSAYYQSENVDLSKRVNWKYRHKRLELFGAHGYSLDNGHYPSKTTTIVQTDTLWQQDFTIEATERNSIFKNTVGADYQLNDSNSVGIKYMLNFLHDSPLPITLSSDVTANGTFYDHINTFTTRKQSHRPSQFINLYYVGKIGKMDIDFNADYLYNKQNDHTTYREESRNKVSRTVTSDNQERNRLIASKLTLGYPVLGGNLSVGAEYTYTNRNDTYSNPENYVPSSSAQLKESNIAPFMEYKHQLSICQLTAGLRWEAVRFNYYENGQHIANQSRSFSNLFPSISAATQIGDLQMQLSYAARTRRPSYRQLSNNVLYANRFLIQSGNPRLQHEYIHNISLGAMWKFIQFGISYNDRRHAIVYWSEQDSHNSAITRLTYTNLPSIKTISTQLAFSPTIGIWTPEFTALMKKQWLTLHTSTKTYKLNKPIWQFSFNNSFDFGKGWLLSMESYYIKRGDDEIGSIARNSGGVDISLTKSFLKDRLALRIGGTDLFHTQKGGGISYTESMETQQISTYDSRQFVLTVTYKFNTSRSKYKGTGAGQAEKNRL from the coding sequence ATGGAAAAACTATTGCTTATCCTCCTTCTGTTCTGCACTGGATTTCGAGCTAATGCACAATCCGTATCTGGAAAGGTGCTTGATGAAAACAAGAAGCCTATCCCCTACGCAAATGTCATTATTCTTTCAGCCAAGGATTCTACCTTCATTGTTGGCACAACAACCGCTGATGATGGTAGTTTCAACTTCAAGGAGGTTACATTAGGTAATATCCTTAAAGCCTCCTTCGTAGGTTATGAGCCCTTCACTACGGTCCTTTCCAACCAAGACAACCTTACTATCGTACTGAAAGAAGATGCAAAAATGATGAAAGAGGTGGTCGTCAAAGGCAATGCTCCCCTACACAAGATGACAACAGAGGGTATACAAACGAACATCGAGAACACCATACTGAGCAAACTCGGCACTTGTGAGGATGTCCTTGCACATGTTCCGGGACTGACAAAGAAGAAAGATGGCTACGAAGTATTTGGTAGAGGTACACCTATCATCTATATCAACGGTCGTCAGATGCGTGATGCGACAGAGCTTGAACGCCTAAAGTCAAGCGATATCAAGAGCGTTGAGGTGATAAGCAATCCCGGAAGCAGATATAATGCAGCAGTAAGAGCAGTCGTAAAGATACGCACAAAGAAAGCTGTAGGCGACGGCTTTGGTTTCGATGTACGCTCTGCCTACTACCAGTCAGAGAATGTAGACCTCTCGAAACGGGTCAACTGGAAGTATCGCCATAAGCGTTTAGAACTCTTTGGTGCACATGGCTATTCACTTGACAATGGTCACTATCCCAGCAAAACAACTACAATTGTTCAGACAGACACCCTCTGGCAGCAGGATTTCACGATAGAAGCCACCGAAAGAAATTCTATTTTCAAGAATACAGTAGGAGCAGACTATCAGCTAAATGATAGTAATTCTGTCGGTATCAAATACATGCTTAACTTCCTCCACGACTCCCCTCTACCTATTACACTTAGTAGTGATGTAACGGCAAACGGGACTTTCTACGACCATATTAACACCTTTACAACACGCAAGCAGTCCCATCGTCCTTCCCAATTCATTAATTTATATTATGTCGGAAAGATAGGAAAGATGGACATAGACTTCAATGCGGATTATCTTTATAACAAGCAAAATGACCATACTACCTATCGAGAAGAAAGTCGCAACAAGGTCAGTCGTACCGTAACTTCCGACAACCAAGAGCGTAATAGGCTCATTGCTTCCAAGCTAACCTTGGGCTATCCCGTTTTAGGAGGTAATCTGTCAGTGGGCGCAGAATATACCTATACGAACCGCAATGACACGTATAGCAATCCTGAAAACTATGTCCCAAGCTCATCCGCACAGCTAAAGGAGTCGAATATAGCCCCTTTCATGGAATACAAACACCAGCTATCAATCTGCCAATTGACAGCTGGTCTACGCTGGGAGGCGGTACGTTTTAACTACTATGAGAACGGACAGCACATTGCTAATCAAAGTCGTTCGTTCAGCAACCTATTCCCAAGCATCTCCGCAGCTACACAGATAGGAGACCTACAGATGCAATTAAGCTATGCAGCGAGGACACGTCGCCCTTCTTACCGTCAGTTAAGCAATAACGTTTTATACGCCAATCGTTTCTTGATACAGTCGGGTAATCCACGGCTTCAGCACGAATACATCCACAACATAAGCTTAGGAGCAATGTGGAAGTTCATCCAGTTTGGCATTTCATACAATGACCGTCGCCACGCCATTGTCTACTGGAGCGAACAAGACAGTCATAACTCAGCCATCACACGCCTTACCTACACGAATCTTCCAAGCATCAAGACGATATCTACTCAGTTAGCTTTTTCGCCAACAATAGGCATCTGGACACCTGAGTTCACGGCATTAATGAAAAAGCAATGGCTCACATTACATACAAGTACGAAGACTTATAAGCTGAACAAACCAATCTGGCAATTCAGCTTCAACAACAGCTTTGACTTTGGAAAAGGTTGGTTGCTGTCAATGGAGTCATACTACATCAAGAGAGGTGATGATGAAATTGGATCCATTGCACGAAACTCAGGAGGCGTCGACATCAGTCTGACCAAATCCTTCCTAAAGGATAGACTCGCACTTCGCATTGGTGGGACAGACTTATTCCATACCCAAAAAGGAGGAGGAATTAGTTACACTGAATCAATGGAGACACAACAGATTAGTACATACGACAGCCGTCAGTTTGTTCTAACTGTTACCTATAAGTTCAACACTTCACGAAGCAAATACAAGGGTACAGGTGCTGGACAGGCTGAAAAGAACAGATTATAG